The Panicum hallii strain FIL2 chromosome 9, PHallii_v3.1, whole genome shotgun sequence genome has a window encoding:
- the LOC112874614 gene encoding probable trehalose-phosphate phosphatase 2, with amino-acid sequence MDLKTGLNSPVVADHLPTLALPAAVMTFTTPTSFPSPGLCLNTTKKIPLPSKIEEVRATGWLDLMMAASPTRRRQIKDVINDTQADDLDLQYRNWMVDYPSALTSFEAITDLAGRKRLALFLDYDGTLSPIVDNPENALMSDEMRAAVRHVASLFPTAIISGRSRDKVFDFVKLNELHYAGSHGMDIMGPVRKTADSNGAECIRSTDSKGKEVNLFQPASEFLPMISEVYKKLGESVKDINGARMEDNKFCVSVHYRNVAEDDYKKVFQCVTAVLEDYPCLRLTHGRKVFEVRPVIDWNKGKAVEFLLESLGLNESEDVLPIYVGDDRTDEDAFKVLKASNRGFGILVSSIPKESDAFYSLRDPAEVMEFLRKLAAWKEQST; translated from the exons ATGGATTTGAAGACAGGCCTCAACTCACCTGTTGTTGCTGATCATCTCCctacattagccttgcctgctGCTGTCATGACTTTCACAACACCTACTAGCTTCCCCTCTCCGGGGCTTTGCTTGAATACTACAAAGAAGATACCTCTGCCTAGTAAGATTGAAGAAGTTCGTGCCACTGGATGGCTCGACCTTATGATGGCCGCATCACCTACCCGCAGAAGGCAGATcaaggatgtcatcaatgataCTCAAGCTGATGATCTCGATTTGCAATATCGTAACTGGATG GTCGACTATCCGTCTGCTTTGACCTCATTTGAGGCAATTACTGATCTTGCTGGGCGTAAAAGGTTGGCATTGTTTCTTGACTATGATGGAACGCTTTCACCAATTGTGGACAATCCTGAAAATGCATTAATGTCTGATGAG ATGCGAGCTGCTGTGAGGCATGTGGCATCACTTTTCCCAACTGCAATCATCAGTGGAAGGTCTCGGGATAAG GTTTTTGACTTTGTCAAGCTTAATGAACTACACTATGCCGGGAGTCACGGAATGGACATAATGGGCCCTGTTAGGAAGACTGCTGACTCCAATGGTGCGGAATGCATTCGGTCAACTGATTCGAAG GGTAAGGAAGTCAATCTGTTCCAACCTGCAAGTGAGTTTTTACCCATGATCAGTGAG GTGTATAAAAAACTTGGTGAGagtgtcaaggacattaatggtGCCAGGATGGAAGACAACAAGTTCTGTGTGTCTGTGCATTACCGCAATGTGGCAGAAGAC GACTATAAAAAGGTTTTCCAGTGTGTAACTGCTGTTTTGGAAGATTACCCTTGCCTAAGGCTAACCCATGGAAGGAAG GTTTTTGAGGTCCGTCCTGTGATTGATTGGAATAAAGGTAAAGCTGTGGAGTTTTTACTCGAATCTCTTGGGCTCAATGAGAGTGAAGATGTTCTCCCTATCTATGTTGGAGATGACAGAACTGATGAAGATGCATTCAAG GTTCTGAAGGCAAGCAACCGTGGCTTCGGAATACTGGTGTCATCTATACCCAAGGAGAGCGATGCCTTCTACTCCTTGAGGGATCCAGCTGAG GTGATGGAATTCCTGAGAAAGCTGGCAGCATGGAAGGAGCAGTCCACCTGA